In one window of Lynx canadensis isolate LIC74 chromosome B3, mLynCan4.pri.v2, whole genome shotgun sequence DNA:
- the ABCD4 gene encoding lysosomal cobalamin transporter ABCD4 isoform X6: MSIFGYFILGTVVNKMLMGPIVAKLVQQEKLEGDFRFKHMQIRVNAEPAAFFRAGHVEHMRTDRRLQRLLQTQRELMSKELWLYIGINTFDYLGSILSYIVIAIPIFSGVYGDLSPTELSTVVSKNAFVCIYLISCFTRLIDLSSTLSDVAGYTHRIGELEETLLDMSPKSHGGEILDESEWDVDRAPDWPAAEPTDTAFLLERVSICAPFSNKPLIKDLSLKISEGQSLLITGNTGTGKTSLLRVLGSLWTSTRGSVQMLTDFGPHGVLFLPQKPFFTDGTLREQVIYPLKEIYPDSGSTDDERIVRFLELAGLSSLVARTEGLDQQVDWNWYDVLSPGEMQRLSFARLFYLQPKYAVLDEATSALTEEVESELYRIGQQLGMTFISVGHRRSLEKFHSLVLKLCGEGRWELTRIKVE; the protein is encoded by the exons GTTCAAGCACATGCAGATCCGGGTCAATGCTGAGCCTGCTGCTTTCTTCAG AGCTGGGCACGTGGAGCACATGAGGACAGACCGCAGGCTGCAGAGACTCCTTCAGACCCAGAGGGAGCTGATGTCCAAGGAGCTGTGGCTGTACA TTGGCATCAACACATTTGACTATCTGGGCAGCATCCTGAGTTACATTGTGATCGCAATCCCTATTTTCAGTGGTGTCTATGGAGACCTGAGCCCCACAGAGCTCAGCACCGTGGTCAGCAAG AATGCCTTTGTGTGCATTTACCTCATCAGCTGCTTCACCCGGCTCATCGACCTCTCCAGCACCCTCTCAGACGTGGCTGGTTACACGCACAG GATCGGGGAACTTGAGGAGACCCTTCTGGACATGTCCCCGAAGTCGCACGGTGGTGAGATCCTGGATGAGAGCGAGTGGGACGTGGACAG GGCCCCAGACTGGCCAGCCGCAGAACCAACGGACACAGCTTTTCTCCTCGAGCGGGTCTCCATCTGTGCCCCCTTCTCTAACAAACCCTTAATCAAGGATCTGAGCCTGAAGATCTCTGAAGGTCAGAGCCTGCTCATCACGGGCAACACGGGCACCGGCAAGACCTCCTTGCTCCGGGTTCTAGGCAGCCTCTGGACAAGCACACGGG GCTCAGTGCAGATGCTGACGGACTTTGGGCCCCATGGGGTGCTGTTCTTGCCACAAAAGCCATTCTTCACTGATGGGACCCTTCGGGAGcag GTGATATATCCCCTAAAGGAGATCTACCCCGACTCAG GCTCTACCGACGATGAGAGGATCGTGAGGTTCTTGGAGTTGGCAGGCCTG TCCAGTTTGGTGGCGAGGACAGAGGGTCTGGACCAGCAGGTCGATTGGAACTG GTACGACGTTCTGTCCCCAGGAGAGATGCAGAGGCTCTCCTTTGCCCGGCTCTTCTACCTGCAGCCAAAGTACGCAG TGCTTGATGAAGCCACCAGCGCCCTGACTGAGGAGGTGGAGAGTGAGCTCTACCGCATCGGCCAGCAGCTGGGCATGACGTTCATCAGTGTGGGACATCGGCGCAGCCTTGAGAAG TTTCACTCCTTGGTTCTGAAACTCTGCGGAGAAGGAAGATGGGAACTGACCAGAATCAAAGTGGAATGA